The proteins below come from a single Arthrobacter sp. B1I2 genomic window:
- a CDS encoding glycosyltransferase encodes MENLYAVVVTYNRADFLRNLLDSFARLDTAPERILVVDNASSDHTPDVVAQAIAAGGPAIQYERLDRNLGGAGGFSRGVELALDAGAEWLWLMDDDVEVLPGAVAALDKFTPDYSCMIGRRYDANGKPFFWQHHFVEALGVFLPVSRDVFRHSDVFHTNVGNFEGMLIKASVARAIGLPDPRFFITWDDLIYGWLAAQQTPVVYVNAFVIKKVRAQRQVDLGLRHLNDSSDLSRRYVMRNRGHVAHYLRAYGKYNRAGFAVGTALTFLKELARLVLVERTLKGAGALWRGWRESRTILADAGWKAMPPLPVYPGSGTRSD; translated from the coding sequence GTGGAGAACCTGTACGCCGTCGTAGTCACTTACAACCGCGCCGACTTCCTGCGCAACCTGCTCGATTCCTTTGCCCGGCTGGACACTGCACCTGAGCGCATTCTGGTGGTGGACAATGCCAGCAGCGACCATACGCCGGACGTGGTTGCCCAGGCCATCGCTGCCGGCGGGCCGGCCATCCAGTACGAACGGCTCGACCGGAACCTAGGCGGGGCCGGTGGCTTTTCCCGGGGCGTGGAACTGGCGCTGGACGCCGGCGCCGAATGGCTGTGGCTGATGGACGACGACGTGGAAGTCCTTCCGGGCGCCGTGGCAGCCCTGGATAAGTTCACGCCGGACTATTCCTGCATGATCGGCCGCCGGTACGACGCCAACGGCAAACCGTTCTTCTGGCAGCATCATTTCGTCGAGGCGCTCGGAGTCTTCCTCCCCGTCTCGCGTGATGTGTTCCGGCATTCGGATGTATTCCACACCAATGTGGGGAACTTCGAAGGCATGCTCATCAAGGCCTCAGTGGCCCGGGCCATCGGGCTGCCGGATCCGCGTTTTTTCATCACCTGGGACGACCTCATCTACGGCTGGCTTGCCGCGCAGCAAACCCCCGTGGTGTACGTCAATGCCTTTGTCATCAAGAAGGTCCGGGCACAGCGCCAGGTGGACCTGGGGCTCCGGCACCTCAACGATTCCTCTGACCTGAGCCGCCGCTACGTGATGCGCAACCGCGGACATGTGGCCCACTACCTGCGGGCCTACGGCAAGTACAACCGGGCCGGTTTCGCGGTGGGGACGGCACTGACCTTCCTCAAGGAACTTGCAAGGCTGGTATTGGTCGAGCGGACCCTCAAAGGGGCCGGCGCGCTGTGGCGGGGATGGCGTGAATCGCGCACCATCCTCGCCGACGCCGGGTGGAAAGCCATGCCGCCGCTGCCGGTGTATCCGGGCAGCGGAACCCGGAGCGATTAG
- a CDS encoding polysaccharide biosynthesis protein — MSTQSETRAPAAVRDEKPALWIWIQLFLDSMSWVVAIGLALLLRYEMGIRVEQFAGACLIAAIAVVAQMLAGYSLALYRGRYPFGSFQEARALVFVTVIVAATITASLLVLYEEINIGRSVGLIAFPFACLFMCAARYAKRLYVEGRARPGDGAQNTLVYGAGFLGNSLVARMLQDPDSPYFPVGLVDDDPAKKHLRLSGIQVQGRGDDLPAIIRRTRAKVLVLAFAHVEASVVRRISDAVAGLNVRVLVLPPLRDMLGTGAPAGFSDFRDVAVEDLIGRRPVDIEVDEIAGYITGKRVLVTGAGGSIGSELCRQIVQFHPAELIMLDHDETGLQQTQISITGRGLLAGRDTVLANIRDGDALQEIFADRQPEVVFHAAALKHAPLLQQYPVEAWKTNVCGTLNVLRAARHSGVSHFVNISTDKAANPTTALGHSKRVAEKLTAWMAGQTGRKFVSVRFGNVMGSRGSMLPLFTEQIRVGGPVTVTDPDVTRFFMTIPEACQLVIQAGAIGNGGDVLILDMGEPVRILDVAQRMIAMSGKDVEIIYTGLRPGEKLHEELVGTGELDKRPLHPKISHTRATEQDPDKLDLNVWLARCEAEQGLSISDIPDDEADDAGEIRVAS; from the coding sequence TTGAGTACACAATCAGAAACGCGCGCACCTGCCGCAGTACGGGACGAGAAACCCGCCCTCTGGATCTGGATCCAGCTCTTCCTCGACTCGATGTCGTGGGTGGTGGCCATCGGCCTGGCACTGCTGTTGCGGTACGAGATGGGCATCCGCGTGGAACAGTTCGCCGGTGCCTGCCTCATCGCCGCCATCGCTGTGGTGGCACAGATGCTGGCCGGCTACTCCCTCGCCCTCTACCGCGGCCGGTATCCGTTCGGCAGTTTCCAGGAAGCCAGGGCACTCGTTTTCGTCACCGTCATCGTGGCCGCCACCATCACGGCAAGCCTGCTGGTGCTTTACGAAGAGATCAACATCGGCCGCAGCGTTGGCCTGATCGCCTTCCCCTTTGCCTGCCTCTTCATGTGCGCCGCCCGCTACGCCAAACGGCTTTACGTGGAGGGCAGGGCCCGGCCCGGGGACGGGGCACAGAACACGCTGGTTTACGGCGCCGGATTCCTCGGCAACTCGCTGGTGGCCCGGATGCTGCAGGACCCGGATTCCCCGTACTTTCCGGTGGGCCTGGTGGACGACGACCCCGCCAAGAAGCACCTGCGGCTTTCCGGCATCCAGGTCCAGGGCCGGGGCGATGACCTGCCCGCGATCATCCGCCGCACCCGGGCGAAAGTGCTGGTCCTGGCCTTCGCCCACGTGGAGGCCAGTGTGGTCCGCCGCATCTCGGACGCTGTTGCCGGTTTGAACGTGCGCGTCCTGGTCCTGCCTCCGCTGCGTGACATGCTGGGCACCGGCGCACCCGCCGGTTTCTCCGACTTCCGCGATGTGGCAGTCGAGGACTTGATCGGCCGGCGCCCCGTGGACATCGAAGTTGACGAGATCGCCGGCTACATCACGGGCAAGCGGGTGCTGGTCACCGGGGCCGGCGGATCCATCGGTTCGGAGCTCTGCCGGCAGATCGTGCAGTTCCACCCTGCGGAGCTGATCATGCTGGACCATGACGAGACAGGGCTGCAGCAGACCCAGATCTCCATCACCGGCCGGGGGCTGCTGGCCGGCAGGGATACGGTCCTGGCCAACATCCGGGATGGTGATGCGCTGCAGGAAATTTTCGCTGACCGGCAGCCGGAAGTGGTGTTCCATGCCGCAGCCCTTAAACACGCCCCCTTGCTCCAGCAGTACCCGGTGGAGGCCTGGAAGACGAACGTCTGCGGCACCCTGAATGTCCTGCGCGCGGCCCGGCACTCGGGTGTGTCACACTTCGTGAACATCTCCACCGACAAGGCCGCGAACCCCACCACCGCCCTTGGCCATTCCAAGCGTGTTGCCGAAAAGCTGACCGCATGGATGGCCGGCCAGACCGGTCGCAAGTTCGTCTCGGTCCGCTTCGGCAACGTGATGGGCAGCCGCGGTTCGATGCTGCCCCTCTTTACCGAGCAGATCCGTGTTGGCGGTCCCGTCACCGTCACCGACCCCGATGTCACCCGCTTCTTTATGACAATTCCCGAGGCGTGCCAGCTGGTGATCCAGGCCGGGGCCATCGGTAACGGAGGCGACGTCCTGATCCTGGACATGGGCGAACCCGTCCGGATCCTCGACGTGGCACAACGAATGATTGCCATGTCCGGCAAGGACGTGGAAATCATCTACACCGGGCTGCGGCCGGGGGAGAAGCTGCACGAGGAACTGGTGGGCACCGGGGAACTCGACAAGCGCCCCCTGCACCCGAAAATTTCGCACACCCGGGCGACGGAGCAGGATCCGGACAAGCTCGACCTCAACGTCTGGCTGGCGCGCTGCGAGGCAGAACAGGGCCTGAGCATCTCCGACATCCCTGATGACGAGGCCGATGACGCCGGTGAGATCCGGGTGGCGTCATGA
- a CDS encoding MraY family glycosyltransferase — translation MIPLALVAAITLLASLLLPLAVKPWLFRMGVVDVPSARSSHVKVTIRGMGVATALATVIGYGAAVLLGVVTVDRSVSAVVLGVIAGCAVVGWIEDLRGLSIRGRAAAQLGIGAVGSAVLIVLTEQSFWWLPLGALAIAAYVNIANFMDGVNGISGLHGVTAGGAYAVAGMLSEQPWLTAGGAVLAMSFLGFLPWNLGRSSVFLGDVGSYLLGASIAALAVAGFLGGVYVEYVLSPILVYAADTGYTLLRRIKAGERWYASHREHVYQRLTDVGFSHLQSAAAVTVCTLAVIILGFIAATAELPVVALCVAGSMLVLVLYLASPDLIRRYRRRSKVTRLPVT, via the coding sequence ATGATCCCCCTGGCTTTGGTGGCTGCAATTACCCTGCTGGCAAGCCTGTTGCTTCCCTTGGCCGTCAAACCCTGGCTGTTCCGGATGGGTGTTGTGGACGTTCCTTCCGCACGGTCATCCCACGTCAAAGTGACCATCCGCGGCATGGGCGTCGCCACAGCGCTGGCCACCGTCATCGGCTATGGGGCGGCGGTGTTGCTGGGTGTCGTCACGGTGGACCGTTCGGTGTCCGCCGTCGTGCTCGGCGTCATTGCCGGGTGCGCCGTCGTCGGCTGGATTGAAGACCTGCGCGGACTGTCCATACGGGGCCGCGCGGCGGCCCAGCTTGGGATCGGTGCCGTCGGGTCCGCCGTGCTGATCGTCCTCACGGAGCAATCGTTCTGGTGGCTGCCCCTGGGCGCCCTGGCAATTGCGGCCTACGTCAACATCGCCAACTTCATGGACGGCGTCAACGGCATTTCGGGTCTTCACGGGGTCACGGCCGGGGGGGCGTACGCGGTGGCGGGGATGCTGTCCGAACAACCCTGGCTGACCGCAGGCGGCGCCGTGCTCGCGATGTCCTTCCTCGGTTTCCTGCCATGGAACCTGGGCCGGAGCTCGGTCTTCCTGGGTGACGTCGGCAGCTACCTGCTGGGAGCCTCGATAGCCGCCCTGGCGGTGGCAGGCTTCCTCGGCGGGGTCTACGTGGAGTACGTTCTGTCGCCGATCCTCGTCTACGCGGCGGACACCGGCTACACCCTGCTGCGCCGGATCAAGGCGGGGGAACGCTGGTACGCCTCACACCGCGAGCACGTCTACCAGCGGCTCACGGACGTGGGCTTCTCCCACCTGCAGTCCGCGGCAGCGGTCACCGTGTGCACCCTGGCCGTGATCATCCTTGGGTTCATTGCTGCCACCGCAGAACTGCCTGTCGTGGCGCTGTGCGTGGCGGGGAGCATGCTGGTACTCGTCCTCTACCTGGCCAGCCCCGACCTGATCCGGCGCTACAGGCGCCGGTCCAAGGTCACACGCCTGCCGGTGACCTAA
- a CDS encoding AtpZ/AtpI family protein: protein MRDPKKSAGATHGKRGSNGSAATRSDASIDGGYNAGMAVFSYIIGGIIVWSLIGWGLDYLWGTRWIVLAGALLGAVGGFYLSHMHGLTSSRKNADERHAPSAPSQDGEDNAK, encoded by the coding sequence ATGCGTGACCCGAAGAAGTCCGCCGGCGCCACGCACGGCAAACGTGGATCCAACGGCTCCGCAGCAACTCGTTCCGACGCTTCCATCGATGGCGGCTACAACGCTGGAATGGCTGTATTCAGCTACATCATTGGCGGAATCATCGTCTGGAGTTTGATAGGGTGGGGACTGGATTATCTGTGGGGAACGCGCTGGATTGTGCTCGCAGGCGCTCTGCTCGGAGCCGTCGGAGGTTTCTACCTTTCCCACATGCACGGCCTCACCAGTTCCCGCAAAAATGCTGATGAGCGCCATGCTCCCAGCGCACCGTCCCAGGACGGAGAAGATAATGCCAAATAA
- the atpB gene encoding F0F1 ATP synthase subunit A, producing the protein MIALALPAQDSGEFTPPGINEMHLPAILPWGAAEGFSKQMLLVLLSVVFIAVFFVLAARKQQLVPGKLQFAGEAAYGFVRNGIAKDIIGGRDFIKYVPLLFSLFFFILVNNIYGAIPFFQLPTFSHVGGAYVLAGIVYFTWIAIGVKKNGLRYFKLATVPSGVPWFILPIVIPIEIISNFLVRPVTHSLRLFATMLAGHLIVMIAGYGIEFLVMQENVLLKGTSVLVLAGAIAMYMLEALIMVLQAYVFTLLTAIYIEGALHADSH; encoded by the coding sequence TTGATCGCGCTTGCGCTCCCGGCCCAAGATTCAGGAGAGTTCACTCCTCCTGGTATTAACGAAATGCATTTGCCGGCAATCCTGCCGTGGGGTGCCGCAGAAGGATTCTCCAAGCAGATGCTGCTGGTCCTCCTCTCTGTCGTCTTTATCGCCGTCTTCTTCGTGCTGGCCGCACGCAAGCAGCAGCTGGTACCCGGCAAGCTCCAGTTCGCCGGAGAAGCCGCCTACGGCTTTGTCCGCAACGGAATCGCCAAGGACATCATTGGCGGCAGGGACTTCATCAAGTATGTGCCCCTGTTGTTCAGCCTGTTCTTCTTCATCCTGGTCAACAACATCTACGGCGCCATCCCGTTCTTCCAGCTCCCCACGTTCTCGCACGTTGGCGGCGCCTATGTACTGGCGGGCATTGTCTACTTCACCTGGATCGCCATCGGCGTCAAGAAGAACGGACTGCGTTACTTCAAGCTGGCCACTGTGCCCTCGGGTGTTCCCTGGTTCATCCTTCCGATCGTGATCCCGATCGAGATCATCTCCAACTTCCTGGTCCGGCCCGTCACGCACAGCCTCCGTCTGTTCGCCACCATGCTCGCCGGCCACCTCATCGTGATGATCGCCGGGTACGGCATCGAGTTCCTCGTCATGCAGGAGAACGTCCTGCTCAAGGGAACCTCCGTCCTGGTCCTGGCAGGTGCCATCGCCATGTACATGCTTGAAGCCCTGATCATGGTCCTGCAGGCGTACGTCTTTACGCTGCTGACCGCGATCTACATCGAAGGCGCCCTGCACGCCGACAGCCACTAG
- the atpE gene encoding ATP synthase F0 subunit C, which yields MEGNLNLVGYGLSAIGGGIGVGLVFAAYINGVARQPEAQRVLQPIAFLGLALTEALAILGLVFAFVL from the coding sequence ATGGAAGGCAATCTCAACCTCGTAGGTTACGGTCTGTCCGCAATCGGCGGTGGTATCGGTGTTGGCCTCGTATTCGCTGCTTACATCAACGGTGTTGCACGCCAGCCGGAAGCCCAGCGCGTGCTGCAGCCGATCGCATTCCTCGGCCTTGCGCTGACCGAAGCCCTCGCCATCCTCGGCCTGGTCTTCGCCTTCGTTCTCTAG
- a CDS encoding F0F1 ATP synthase subunit B gives MNQLIISAATEGEVNPLVPNVWEMGVVLVGFAILMFIVVKFVVPMFEKTFAERAEAIEGGIAKAEKAQAEASAALEEYKQQLTDARAEANRIREEARAEGAQILADLKEKAAAESARITAQAHAQIESERQAAVVSLRSEVGTLATTLAGRIVGEALNDDERAARVVDRFLADLETQSAGAAK, from the coding sequence ATGAATCAGCTGATCATCTCAGCCGCCACTGAGGGTGAGGTCAACCCCCTGGTTCCCAATGTCTGGGAAATGGGCGTTGTCCTCGTGGGCTTTGCCATCCTCATGTTCATCGTGGTCAAGTTCGTTGTCCCGATGTTCGAAAAGACCTTCGCCGAGCGTGCCGAGGCCATCGAAGGCGGCATTGCCAAGGCTGAAAAGGCTCAGGCTGAGGCGTCTGCTGCACTCGAAGAGTACAAGCAGCAGCTGACCGACGCCCGCGCCGAAGCCAACCGCATCCGCGAGGAAGCCCGCGCCGAAGGTGCCCAGATCCTTGCGGATCTGAAGGAGAAGGCAGCTGCAGAGTCTGCCCGCATCACGGCCCAGGCCCATGCCCAGATCGAATCCGAGCGCCAGGCGGCCGTTGTGTCCCTGCGTTCGGAGGTAGGCACCCTGGCCACCACCCTTGCCGGCCGCATCGTCGGTGAAGCGCTGAACGACGACGAGCGCGCAGCACGGGTAGTGGACCGGTTCCTGGCAGATCTGGAGACCCAGAGCGCAGGTGCAGCTAAGTAA
- a CDS encoding F0F1 ATP synthase subunit delta encodes MAGVSSESLAAGLAELEAKLPTASLQLAKELFGILGMVDSSAGLRRALTDPSRNGDEKSALVRQLVGGKVSADAAEIAGGLASSRWATARDVGDALETLAATVVISVAENKSAVSASGITGLEELENDLFSFNQAVASSHEVQRALSEPQASASAKAALAEKLVPAASEEAKVLIRQAVTQPRGIKPTRLVQRFAELAAKRQQRWIATVSVTRPLTQTQLERLQAALNALYGRELKVNINVDPALIGGIRVQVGDEVLDASVLTRLGQLQRQLAG; translated from the coding sequence ATGGCAGGCGTATCGAGCGAATCGCTGGCAGCAGGGCTGGCAGAGTTGGAAGCAAAGCTACCGACGGCGTCACTGCAGCTGGCAAAGGAACTCTTCGGAATTCTGGGAATGGTGGACAGCTCGGCTGGCTTGCGCCGCGCCCTGACTGACCCGTCCCGCAACGGTGACGAAAAGTCGGCGCTGGTCAGGCAGCTGGTTGGCGGAAAAGTCTCCGCTGATGCTGCAGAGATTGCGGGCGGACTGGCCAGCTCACGCTGGGCAACTGCCCGGGATGTCGGCGATGCGCTCGAGACTCTTGCCGCAACGGTGGTCATTTCCGTTGCTGAAAACAAGTCGGCCGTTTCTGCCTCCGGAATCACTGGCCTGGAAGAACTGGAAAACGATCTGTTCTCCTTCAACCAGGCTGTTGCCTCCAGCCACGAGGTACAACGTGCTCTGTCCGAACCACAGGCCAGCGCTTCGGCAAAGGCTGCCCTTGCGGAAAAGCTGGTGCCTGCCGCAAGCGAGGAAGCCAAAGTCCTCATCAGGCAGGCCGTCACCCAGCCCCGCGGCATCAAGCCCACCCGGCTGGTGCAGCGGTTCGCCGAGCTGGCGGCAAAGCGGCAGCAGCGCTGGATTGCAACGGTCAGCGTGACCCGTCCTTTGACGCAGACGCAGCTTGAACGCCTCCAGGCGGCCCTGAATGCGCTGTACGGACGGGAACTGAAGGTCAACATCAACGTTGACCCGGCACTCATTGGCGGCATCCGCGTCCAGGTTGGTGACGAAGTGCTCGACGCTTCGGTCCTCACCCGGCTGGGCCAATTGCAGCGCCAGCTGGCCGGCTAG
- the atpA gene encoding F0F1 ATP synthase subunit alpha, with product MAELTINADDVRNALNEFAASYEPGNAERVEVGRVTTAGDGIARVEGLPSVMANELLRFEDGTLGLAQNLDVREIGVIILGDFTGIEEGQEVHRTGQVLSVPVGDAFLGRVVDPLGMPIDDLGEIKAETTRALELQAPGVTQRKSVHEPMQTGLKAIDAMIPIGRGQRQLIIGDRQTGKSAIAIDTIINQKANWATGDVTKQVRCIYVAIGQKASTIAAIRQTLEDNGALEYTTIVASPASDPAGFKYLAPYAGSAIGQHWMYGGKHVLIVFDDLSKQAEAYRAVSLLLRRPPGREAYPGDVFYLHSRLLERCAKLSDELGAGSMTGLPLIETKANDVSAYIPTNVISITDGQIFLQSDLFNANQRPAVDVGVSVSRVGGAAQVKSMKKVSGTLKLDLAQYRDMQAFAMFASDLDAASRQQLTRGARLMELLKQGQYSPFPVENQVVSIWAGTNGYLDDVPVEDISRFESEFLEHLAHKSSILTTLAQTNVLDDDTAAALKSAIVAFKKGFFGEGDNHLVGAGHEEHEAISEGEVDQEKIVKQKR from the coding sequence ATGGCCGAATTGACCATCAACGCCGACGACGTCCGTAATGCGCTGAACGAGTTCGCGGCGTCCTACGAACCCGGAAACGCAGAACGCGTAGAGGTCGGCCGCGTAACCACCGCTGGTGACGGCATCGCACGTGTTGAGGGCCTTCCCTCGGTCATGGCGAACGAGCTGCTTCGCTTTGAGGACGGCACGCTGGGCCTGGCCCAGAACCTCGATGTCCGCGAAATCGGCGTCATCATCCTCGGCGACTTCACCGGCATTGAAGAAGGCCAGGAAGTCCACCGCACCGGACAGGTTTTGTCCGTTCCCGTGGGCGACGCCTTCCTCGGCCGTGTTGTTGACCCGCTGGGCATGCCCATCGACGACCTCGGCGAGATCAAGGCCGAGACCACCCGCGCCCTGGAGCTCCAGGCTCCCGGCGTAACCCAGCGCAAGTCTGTGCACGAACCGATGCAGACCGGGCTCAAGGCCATCGACGCCATGATCCCGATCGGCCGCGGCCAGCGCCAGCTCATCATTGGTGACCGCCAGACCGGCAAGTCCGCCATCGCGATCGACACCATCATCAACCAGAAGGCCAACTGGGCTACGGGCGATGTGACCAAGCAGGTGCGCTGCATCTACGTGGCAATCGGGCAGAAGGCGTCCACCATTGCCGCCATCCGCCAGACCCTCGAGGACAACGGCGCACTGGAGTACACCACCATCGTGGCGTCTCCCGCTTCCGACCCCGCGGGCTTCAAGTACCTGGCACCGTACGCCGGCTCGGCCATCGGCCAGCACTGGATGTACGGCGGCAAGCACGTCCTCATCGTGTTCGATGACCTGTCCAAGCAGGCTGAAGCCTACCGTGCCGTATCGCTGCTGCTGCGCCGCCCGCCGGGCCGCGAAGCCTACCCCGGCGACGTCTTCTACTTGCACTCCCGCCTGCTGGAGCGTTGTGCAAAGCTGTCCGACGAACTGGGAGCCGGCTCCATGACTGGCCTGCCGCTGATCGAGACCAAGGCGAACGATGTTTCTGCCTACATCCCGACCAACGTCATCTCCATCACCGATGGCCAGATCTTCCTCCAGTCTGACCTCTTCAACGCCAACCAGCGCCCTGCTGTTGACGTGGGTGTGTCTGTGTCCCGCGTGGGCGGCGCCGCACAGGTGAAGTCCATGAAGAAGGTCTCCGGTACGTTGAAGCTGGACCTGGCCCAGTACCGCGACATGCAGGCATTCGCCATGTTCGCTTCTGACCTTGACGCCGCATCACGCCAGCAGCTGACCCGTGGCGCCCGCCTGATGGAACTGCTCAAGCAGGGCCAGTACTCGCCGTTCCCGGTGGAGAACCAGGTTGTGTCCATCTGGGCAGGTACCAACGGCTACCTGGACGACGTGCCGGTTGAGGACATCAGCCGCTTCGAGTCCGAGTTCCTGGAGCACCTGGCGCACAAGTCCTCGATCCTCACTACGCTGGCCCAGACCAACGTGCTGGACGACGACACCGCAGCAGCTCTGAAGTCTGCCATCGTGGCCTTCAAGAAGGGCTTCTTCGGCGAGGGAGACAACCACTTGGTAGGCGCCGGCCACGAGGAGCATGAAGCTATCTCCGAGGGCGAAGTCGACCAGGAAAAGATCGTCAAGCAGAAGCGCTAG
- a CDS encoding F0F1 ATP synthase subunit gamma: protein MGAQIRVYRQKISSTTSMRKIFKAMELIATSRIGKARARVAASLPYANAITRAVSAVASQSEIDHPLTTEPEQIRRAAVLVITSDRGLAGSYSASVLKQVEGLNELLHAEGKEVKTYLVGRKAQAYYEFRNREYSRVWTGSTDAPEFITAREIGEALLADFATDFEEGGVDEIHVVYTRFKSMVTQEPTVIRLLPLEVVEEQATSESDLLPLYEFEPETERVLDALLPRYIESRIFAAMLQAAASELAARQRAMKSAGDNATDLIKKYTRLRNTARQAEITQELSEIVAGADALAS from the coding sequence ATGGGAGCCCAGATTCGGGTCTACCGCCAGAAGATCAGCTCGACCACGTCGATGCGCAAGATCTTCAAGGCGATGGAACTGATCGCTACCTCGCGCATCGGCAAGGCCCGTGCGCGCGTAGCAGCTTCACTGCCTTACGCGAACGCGATTACACGCGCCGTTTCTGCTGTCGCAAGCCAAAGCGAAATCGACCACCCGCTGACCACCGAGCCGGAGCAAATCCGCCGCGCTGCCGTCCTGGTAATCACTTCGGACCGTGGCCTGGCTGGATCGTACTCCGCTAGCGTGCTCAAGCAGGTGGAGGGTCTCAATGAGCTGCTCCACGCCGAAGGCAAGGAAGTCAAGACGTACCTCGTCGGACGCAAGGCGCAGGCCTACTACGAATTCCGGAACCGTGAATACTCGCGGGTCTGGACCGGAAGCACCGACGCACCCGAGTTCATCACCGCCCGTGAAATCGGCGAGGCGCTGCTGGCAGATTTCGCTACGGACTTCGAAGAGGGCGGCGTGGACGAAATCCATGTTGTCTACACCCGCTTCAAGTCCATGGTCACCCAGGAGCCCACGGTCATCCGCCTGCTCCCGCTTGAAGTTGTGGAAGAACAGGCCACTTCTGAATCTGACCTGTTGCCGCTGTACGAGTTCGAGCCGGAAACAGAGCGCGTTCTTGACGCTTTGCTCCCGCGCTACATCGAGTCACGCATCTTCGCGGCCATGCTGCAGGCAGCGGCTTCCGAGCTCGCTGCACGCCAGCGGGCCATGAAGTCCGCCGGCGACAACGCGACGGACCTGATCAAGAAGTACACGCGTCTGCGCAACACGGCCCGCCAGGCTGAGATTACGCAGGAGCTTTCCGAGATTGTTGCCGGCGCCGACGCCCTCGCGTCCTAG
- the atpD gene encoding F0F1 ATP synthase subunit beta: MTATATEHVAATSGATGRIARVIGPVVDVEFPADAIPSIYNALTTEITLNGETKTITFEVALHLGDNLIRAISLQATDGLVRGTNVVDTGAPISVPVGDGVKGHIFNVLGQPLDVKESELDISERWPIHRKAPSFASLEGSTEMLETGIKVIDLLTPYIKGGKIGLFGGAGVGKTVLIQEMITRVARNFGGTSVFAGVGERTREGNDLWVEMEEAGVLKDTALVFGQMDEPPGTRLRVALSALTMAEYFRDVQNQDVLLFIDNIFRFTQAGSEVSTLLGRMPSAVGYQPNLADEMGLLQERITSTKGHSITSMQAIYVPADDYTDPAPATTFAHLDATTELSREIASRGLYPAVDPLTSTSRILDPQYIGKDHYTTAVRVKQILQKNKELQDIIAILGVDELSEEDKIVVSRARRIQQFLSQNTYTAKQFTGVEGSTVSIKDTVEGFTAICDGELDHIAEQAFFNVGGLDDVERQWAKIQEQTK; encoded by the coding sequence ATGACTGCCACTGCTACCGAACACGTAGCCGCAACGTCCGGTGCTACCGGCCGCATTGCGCGCGTAATCGGCCCGGTTGTCGACGTCGAATTCCCGGCCGACGCAATTCCGTCCATCTACAACGCCCTCACCACCGAGATTACTCTCAACGGTGAAACCAAGACCATCACCTTCGAAGTTGCGCTGCACCTCGGCGACAACCTCATCCGCGCGATCTCGCTGCAGGCGACCGACGGCCTGGTCCGCGGCACCAACGTGGTGGACACCGGTGCCCCGATCTCCGTGCCGGTCGGCGACGGCGTCAAGGGCCACATCTTTAACGTCCTTGGCCAGCCCCTGGACGTCAAAGAGTCGGAGCTGGACATCAGCGAACGCTGGCCCATCCACCGCAAGGCACCGAGCTTCGCTTCGCTCGAAGGCTCCACCGAGATGCTGGAAACCGGCATCAAGGTCATCGACCTCCTCACCCCCTACATCAAGGGTGGAAAGATCGGCCTGTTCGGCGGCGCCGGCGTGGGCAAGACCGTGCTGATCCAGGAAATGATCACCCGCGTGGCCCGCAACTTCGGCGGTACTTCGGTATTCGCCGGTGTGGGTGAGCGTACCCGTGAGGGCAACGACCTCTGGGTTGAAATGGAAGAGGCAGGCGTCCTCAAGGACACCGCCCTTGTATTCGGCCAGATGGATGAGCCGCCGGGAACGCGCCTGCGCGTGGCACTGTCCGCGCTGACCATGGCGGAGTACTTCCGCGATGTCCAGAACCAGGACGTGCTGCTCTTCATCGACAACATCTTCCGCTTCACCCAGGCCGGTTCGGAGGTGTCCACCCTGTTGGGCCGCATGCCTTCTGCCGTGGGCTATCAGCCCAACCTGGCCGATGAGATGGGCCTCCTGCAGGAGCGCATCACGTCCACCAAGGGCCACTCCATCACCTCGATGCAGGCCATCTACGTTCCCGCAGATGACTACACGGACCCGGCTCCGGCGACGACCTTCGCACACCTCGACGCGACCACGGAACTTTCCCGTGAAATCGCCTCCCGTGGTCTGTACCCGGCCGTTGACCCGCTGACGTCCACGTCCCGCATCCTGGACCCCCAGTACATCGGCAAGGACCACTACACCACGGCTGTCCGTGTGAAGCAGATCCTGCAGAAGAACAAGGAACTCCAGGACATCATCGCCATCCTCGGCGTCGATGAACTCTCCGAAGAGGACAAGATCGTCGTGTCGCGTGCACGCCGCATCCAGCAGTTCCTCTCGCAGAACACCTACACCGCCAAGCAGTTCACCGGCGTCGAGGGCTCCACGGTTTCCATCAAGGACACCGTTGAAGGCTTCACCGCCATCTGCGACGGCGAGCTCGACCACATCGCGGAGCAGGCGTTCTTCAACGTCGGCGGCCTCGATGACGTTGAGCGCCAGTGGGCCAAGATCCAGGAACAGACCAAGTAA